In the genome of Oceaniferula marina, one region contains:
- a CDS encoding AAA family ATPase: MITKINISNFKCLEDLSLPFSSMTVLAGMNGMGKSTLMQSLLILHQSVTDVLHPMSHLECKGRWADLGVESDVLCEGGDSETIKFNLTSDDGEMYPGGYRFTLNKETREFIAEEDYSGSLDRRHGIFTDQFHYLRAERLGPRVSFPVSNEDVRMHRQLGRDGEYTPYFLEVFGSEKVRNTSLYHPEASSPSLIHQTEAWLGEISPGTRLYTNSHEDLDLVSLQYAFTGGAGETNHYRATNVGFGISYILPIIVAALSAPEGSMLLIENPEAHLHPRGQRKIAELLAKASKMGVQIIVETHSDHFLNGLRLSVHSGAVEPEEVALHFFEREHTEYAIRAKVSSPKIDENGRIDFWPDGFFDESEKALRELLRPKTKHD, encoded by the coding sequence ATGATAACTAAAATCAATATTTCTAATTTTAAATGCTTGGAAGATCTATCACTTCCTTTCTCCAGCATGACCGTTCTGGCTGGAATGAACGGTATGGGAAAATCGACCTTGATGCAGAGCCTTCTAATCCTTCATCAATCTGTTACGGATGTGCTACACCCCATGTCTCATCTGGAGTGTAAGGGGCGTTGGGCAGATCTAGGTGTTGAAAGTGATGTGTTGTGTGAGGGGGGCGATTCTGAAACGATTAAATTTAACTTAACGTCAGATGACGGTGAAATGTATCCTGGGGGGTATCGGTTTACTCTTAATAAAGAGACGCGTGAATTTATTGCGGAAGAGGATTACTCAGGATCATTAGACAGGCGACATGGGATTTTTACTGATCAGTTTCATTATCTACGAGCAGAGCGACTAGGTCCACGTGTATCTTTTCCTGTTTCTAATGAAGATGTGCGGATGCATCGACAGCTAGGGCGCGATGGAGAGTATACCCCTTATTTTCTTGAAGTGTTCGGCTCCGAGAAGGTAAGGAATACAAGTCTGTATCATCCAGAAGCCAGTTCGCCTTCTTTAATTCATCAAACTGAAGCTTGGCTGGGAGAGATCAGTCCAGGCACGAGGTTGTATACGAATTCTCATGAAGATTTGGATCTGGTTAGTTTACAATATGCATTCACTGGGGGAGCCGGGGAAACAAATCACTATCGGGCCACAAATGTCGGATTTGGTATTTCCTATATTTTGCCTATTATCGTTGCTGCACTTTCGGCACCAGAAGGAAGCATGTTATTAATAGAAAATCCAGAGGCTCACTTACATCCTCGAGGTCAGCGTAAAATTGCTGAGCTTTTAGCAAAGGCTTCAAAAATGGGAGTTCAGATTATTGTTGAAACTCATAGTGATCATTTTCTGAATGGTCTGAGGCTATCGGTTCATTCGGGAGCAGTTGAGCCTGAAGAAGTGGCCTTGCATTTCTTTGAACGTGAGCATACGGAATATGCAATCAGGGCAAAGGTTAGCTCACCCAAAATTGATGAAAATGGGCGTATCGATTTTTGGCCTGATGGTTTCTTTGATGAAAGCGAAAAGGCACTGCGAGAACTTCTTCGTCCTAAAACAAAACATGATTGA
- a CDS encoding DUF262 domain-containing protein — protein sequence MNLKKTKQFEEVDIGVEREVIDGEDTITDPFDPTAIRVDKSTPTIDLLMRRIDRGEINLAPDFQRKGGIWNNGAQSRLIESILIRIPLPAFYVDATDEDEWLVVDGLQRLTTLRRFVIDGHLTLEGLEFLKHLEGKKFEQIPRNLQRRIEETEVTVFQIQPGTPEEVKFNIFKRINTGGLPLSAQEIRNAINGERVRNFILRLANSDEFKTATQHALSDKRMADRECVVRFAAFYLIDPNEYQGSDFDGFLNKIMGGLNDPEISTDTDLKVIEERFMSAMGAAHHIFGRFAFRKYFGKNYRRSPINKALFEVVSTNLAKLNDDQIKVLENRKEKVMREIQSLHYNDEFLSAISQGTGSPAKIRTRFGMMKEVFKRVIANDN from the coding sequence ATGAATTTAAAAAAAACAAAACAATTTGAAGAGGTGGATATCGGCGTGGAGCGCGAAGTTATTGATGGGGAAGATACAATAACAGACCCTTTTGACCCGACCGCGATTCGAGTAGATAAATCAACTCCAACAATTGATTTGCTTATGCGACGCATTGACCGAGGAGAAATAAATTTAGCTCCCGATTTTCAACGGAAAGGGGGGATTTGGAATAATGGGGCTCAAAGCCGTTTGATAGAATCAATTTTGATACGTATCCCATTACCAGCTTTTTACGTTGATGCGACCGATGAAGATGAATGGCTAGTTGTGGATGGCTTACAGCGTCTGACGACACTCAGAAGATTTGTTATAGACGGTCATTTGACTCTAGAAGGGCTTGAGTTTTTAAAACACTTAGAGGGTAAAAAATTTGAGCAAATCCCACGTAATCTTCAACGGCGCATTGAGGAGACAGAGGTGACAGTTTTTCAGATCCAGCCGGGTACGCCAGAAGAAGTTAAGTTCAATATTTTCAAAAGGATTAATACAGGAGGCTTGCCCCTCTCAGCCCAGGAAATCCGTAATGCTATTAATGGTGAACGCGTCAGAAATTTTATCCTCCGGCTTGCAAACTCCGATGAGTTCAAAACTGCCACGCAACATGCGCTTAGTGATAAGCGAATGGCTGATCGAGAGTGCGTAGTTCGATTTGCGGCTTTTTATCTTATTGACCCCAATGAATACCAGGGCAGTGATTTTGATGGGTTCTTAAATAAAATCATGGGTGGTTTAAATGACCCTGAAATTTCAACAGATACAGATTTAAAGGTAATAGAGGAACGATTCATGAGCGCGATGGGTGCAGCGCATCATATTTTCGGCAGATTTGCCTTCCGAAAATATTTTGGGAAAAATTATAGACGGTCACCAATTAACAAGGCTCTTTTTGAAGTAGTCTCTACAAATCTCGCTAAATTGAATGATGATCAAATCAAGGTGCTTGAAAATAGAAAAGAAAAGGTGATGAGGGAGATTCAATCGTTGCACTACAATGATGAATTCCTATCAGCGATTTCGCAAGGCACAGGATCTCCGGCAAAAATTCGTACCCGCTTTGGTATGATGAAAGAAGTTTTTAAAAGAGTAATTGCTAATGATAACTAA
- a CDS encoding restriction endonuclease subunit S, with translation MPYSPCEPTPHEWLPEIPNHWEVVRFSFFVSFQEGPGIMAVDFRDEGVPLLRIRNVQGRFVDPEGSNFLDPEMVQDRWAKYACQPGDLLISCSASTGLVSEVTDSARDSIAYTGLIRLWPQRSEIIPEYIRWIVVSDQFLTQISILQTGAAMQHYGPEHLGKMRITLPPPNEQKQIADFLDWKTGQIDALIAKKKQLIEKLQEQRSAVITQAVTKGLNPDAPMRDSGIPWLDSVPEAWNLTKLRFMFEFGRGLGITKANLLDSGIPCINYGEIHSKYGFEVIPETHDLKFVSEDYLESGAKSLLSYGDFVFADTSEDVEGSGNFSYLNSETPTFAGYHTVTAKPLEEYNPRYLAYLFDSPAFRHQIRKNISGVKVFSITQGLLKSCSAWLPEMDEQTEIVDYLDLKCGKMDRITLCCQSAIEKLTEYRAAIITAATTGKIDVRKVKLPTSV, from the coding sequence ATGCCTTACTCTCCATGCGAGCCCACTCCCCACGAGTGGCTTCCTGAAATCCCAAATCATTGGGAAGTCGTTCGTTTCTCCTTCTTCGTCAGTTTTCAGGAAGGCCCTGGAATCATGGCTGTGGATTTTAGGGATGAAGGAGTTCCGCTCTTAAGAATCAGGAATGTTCAGGGAAGATTCGTTGATCCCGAGGGGAGTAATTTTCTAGATCCAGAAATGGTTCAAGATCGATGGGCGAAGTATGCGTGCCAACCTGGAGACCTCCTTATCAGCTGCAGCGCATCAACTGGTCTAGTTTCTGAAGTAACCGATTCGGCGAGGGATTCGATCGCCTATACGGGGCTGATCCGTCTCTGGCCTCAACGATCCGAGATTATTCCCGAGTATATTCGTTGGATCGTGGTTTCGGATCAATTCTTAACCCAAATATCTATCCTCCAGACTGGAGCGGCGATGCAGCACTATGGCCCCGAGCACTTGGGGAAGATGCGGATAACGCTGCCTCCTCCCAACGAACAAAAACAAATCGCCGACTTCCTCGACTGGAAGACGGGGCAGATTGATGCGCTGATTGCGAAGAAAAAGCAGCTCATTGAGAAGCTCCAGGAGCAACGCAGCGCGGTCATCACCCAAGCCGTCACCAAAGGCCTCAACCCCGACGCCCCCATGCGCGACTCCGGCATCCCCTGGCTAGATAGCGTGCCTGAAGCTTGGAATCTTACGAAGCTTCGCTTCATGTTCGAGTTCGGTCGCGGTCTAGGGATAACTAAGGCAAACCTGCTCGACTCAGGGATACCATGTATAAATTACGGTGAGATCCATTCGAAGTATGGATTTGAGGTCATTCCTGAAACACACGATCTAAAGTTTGTATCTGAAGACTACCTAGAATCTGGTGCCAAGAGTCTCCTCTCATACGGCGACTTTGTCTTTGCAGACACTTCTGAAGATGTTGAAGGGTCCGGGAATTTCTCCTACCTAAATAGCGAAACCCCAACGTTCGCTGGTTACCATACAGTCACAGCAAAGCCATTAGAAGAATACAACCCCCGCTACCTGGCCTATCTTTTCGACTCACCCGCATTTAGGCACCAAATCAGGAAGAACATTAGCGGCGTAAAGGTTTTCAGCATTACGCAAGGCCTTCTCAAAAGCTGCTCCGCATGGCTGCCGGAAATGGACGAGCAGACGGAGATTGTGGACTACCTGGATCTCAAGTGTGGGAAGATGGACCGGATTACACTGTGCTGCCAATCTGCGATCGAGAAACTCACCGAGTATCGCGCCGCCATCATTACCGCCGCCACCACTGGCAAGATTGATGTCCGTAAGGTCAAACTTCCTACTTCTGTGTAA